The genomic window ACGCCATCAAGGACATCGTCATGGGCCGCAAGAAGCTGTCCGACTGGCCGGCGGTGCTGAAGGAGTTCGAGCGCAGGGGCGGCAAGAAGGCCGCCGAAGCACTCGCCGAGGAGTACGAGGCCGCGCAGAAGGCCTGACACCTCCTCCCCCCCCATACCCCGGCAGGGCCTCCCCGCCTCCCATTCCGGGAGGCCCTGCCGGTGAGCGCGGGCCGCGACGAGGCGGCCACTTCCCCTTCAGGAGGACACATTGCAACGACGCAAGGTCCTGTCCGTCCTTCGCGCCCGGAGCGCGAGACCCCTGGCGGCCACCATGGCCGCATTCGCCCTGGCCGCCCTGCCGGCCACGGCCCCACCCGCGGCGGCGCAGAGCACGGCCGCGCAGAGCCCGGAAGCACCGAGCGCGGCGGCAGCGGGCTTCACCGTCTTCACCAATGAGCGCGGCGCCCACCCGCCGGGCCACCCCCAGTACGGCGCGACCAAGGCCACCGTCGTCTACGACGTCTTCGCCTACAAGTGCGACGCGGCTGGCTGCACCTCCAACGGCGGGCCGCTGCCCTCGCAGGCCACGTACGAGGCCAAGGTCAAGGAGTACATGGGCGCGAACCAGTTCGGCGGCGAGGCGACCGCCCCGGTCGTGCTCGACTTCGAGGACATCGAGCTGACCCAGGTGCCGACCGGGCAGGCGGCCACCAACGCGTACAACCTGTGGCGCCAGCTGCTCACCTGGACCCGCAACGCCGCCTCGCAGGCGCCGATCTGCCACTACGGCTACGACTGGCAGACCCGCAACCAGGACCTGATCAAGCAGCTCCACACGGACGGCCTGCTCAACTGCTTCGCCCCGCGGGCGTACTTCGACGACGGGCAGACGCTGTCCGCCTGGACCGAGAGGCTCGACGCCTCCATCAAGCGGGACCGGGCCATTGCGCCGAGCCACCCCATCTACCCTTACGTCAACCCGGTCTCGTTCCCGTCGGAGACGTACCAGCCGGGCAATACCTGGGCCCATATGTTCCAGAACGTGAAGGCCAAGGCGGACGGTGTCGTGCTCTGGGAGACCAGCGCCAAGAACGCCAACGCCTGCGCATGGGTGTCGCAGAACTCCTATGAGATGGGCGTCATCACCGGCACGAGCGGCAGCGGGCCGCTGCGCGCCAGCGCCACGCTGCCGAGCGGCAACTGCACCGTCCCGCGCGGCACCACGACCACGGTCCCGGTCACCCTGACCAACACCTCCACCGCGACCACGCCCGCCACTCAGATGCAGAGCTTCAACAGCACGCCGGGCTTCTCCGGCAGCTGGAAGTATTGGAACGTGCCGTCACTGGCACCGGGCGCGACCTGGTCCACGGAGCTGCCGATGGCCGTCGCGGCGACACAGACCACCAGCACCGCTCTGCTCCGCATCAGGACCGGCATCAGTGACACCCGGTGGGCGGTGATCGTCCAGTGAAAGGACGGAAGCGCGCGAAGCGCCTGCGGCGCCTGCTGCCCACGGCCGCCGCGGCTGCGGCCATGACCCTGGTCGTGGCCACACCCGCGCACGCCTCGCTGATCTGGAACGGCGACGCGTCCGGCGGCACCGGAGTGTTCGCCGGAATCCTGTGCGACTCACCGAACTACGTCTACATGCCCGACTGGGGCGACGGGCGCGGAAAAATCTTCGGCTTCGTCAGCAAGGCCGGCCAGACGCGCTGCGAGGCACACAGCGTCCGAGTCGGCGGCTCGGAGTACGCCTTCACCGGCGGACGGGCCTACTGGTGGGGCTGGGAGTCGATGACCAGCACCGGGAACACCGCGACCGTCTTCCAGTGGAAGTCGAACGGCACCGGGGAGCAGCACCAGCAGAACTACCCGGTGATCATGATGGTCCTGGAGAACCAGCTCCGCGTCTGGTACGTGGCGCCCGGTGAGCAGTGGATCGGCGTCGGCAGCGGCACCTGGAAATCGGGGGTCTGGCACAAGATCAAGCTGGGCATCAACGCACAGTCCTCGACGAGCGGTTCGTTCCAGGTGTACCTGGACGGCAACCTGATCGTCGACGCGAAGAACGCGCGCACCTGGGACGACTTCGGCAACAAGCCCCGCTGGGGCGTGTACGACTCGAACGTCGCCGACACCGACCAGGTCAACTGGATCAACGATCTGAAGATGGGCACCACCAGCGGCGACGTCTAGCCGCCCGCTCGCCCCGCTCGCCCCGGTCGTGGCGGGCGGCCCCTGACGCCGCCCGCCACGACTGGCACCACCCCGCCTTTCCCTCCTTCCGTACAGGAGAGACTCATGCCCAGACCCATCGCTCTGCCGCGCCCGCTCCGCCTCGCCATCACCGGTGCGGCGCTCGCCGGCGCCCTCGCGGTGACCGTGCCGCCCGCGCCCTCGTACGCCGCCGGCGGGCTCGCCGTCAACGGGGACTTCGAGCAGGTCGGCGCCGACGGACTGCCGGCCGGCTGGAAGATCGTCGAGGCATGGGGCAGCTACAAGGCGCAGGTCGTCGACGGCGCCGGGCCCGACGGCAGCCGTGCGCTGGTCATGGAGACGGGCGACCTCGCCGACAACGTCACGATCGGCCAGGACCTCCCGAACGCCGACTCGACGCGCCCGCAGGCGTACCGGGTCACCTTCGACCAGAAGGCCGAGAACATCACCGGCTACGGCGGCTATCTCTCCACCGACTACACCGGTCAGATCCATGCCCGTACCACCGGCACCACCGGCTGGCACCGGGTGAGCCGGCTGATCATCGCGCCCAAGGGCGCCACCGTCCAGAAGCTGTGGCCCCGGCTCGGATTTTCCACGGGCAGGATGCTGATCGACAACGTGTCGGTGGAGCCGGTCGAGGGCGATGTGGTCGGCGCCAACCCGCTTCCCACCGGCGGTGTCAACCTGTCCTGGGACTTCGGCTCGCTCACCGGGACGCCCGCGCGCTACGAGATCCACCGCGGGTCGTACCCCGGGTTCACGCCGGGCCGGAAGACACTGCTGCGTACGGTGCCGGACGTCCCGTTCGCCGAGGACGGGACCGCACGCCCCGGGCAGCGCTACTCGTACCGGATCGTCGCGCTCGCCGCCGACGGCAGCAGGCTCGGCACGACGGCGCCGGAGACGGTCACCACTCCGGTGCGCTTCGAGGACAATCAGGGGACGGACGTCCTCTCGGCGACCGAGGCCGGCAGGAGCACACGCCTGGCGTGGCGGCTCAAGGCCGGCACCCGCGGCCCGGTCACGCTCTACGCGGGCCACCGCAGGATCGGCACGTACGACGCCGACGACCGGGGTGTGACGCTGCCGCCCGGCCGGGACGAGGACGCGAGCGCCTTCACGCTCAAGGGCCGTGACGGCAGGACGCTCGCCACGGCGCGCACGGCCCGGTTGCAGCACCCCCGGCTGTGGGTGGACGACGACAGGCTCGCCGCCGTCCGCGGTGCGGTCCAGCAGCCGGGCACCCCCAAGGCGACCTGGGACGCGCTGGTCTCCCGCGTCGCCAGGGGCCTTCCCGCGTACAACTACGCCGCCGGTGAGGCAGAGGCGTCCCTGGCGCGCGACGCAGCGCTCCTCCACCTGGTCGGCGGCGACCCGGCCTACGCGCAGCTCGCCTACGACGCGGTGATCCAGGCCGGGCAGAAGATGCCGCTGACCCATCCGCTCAACACGGGCAATGCCGGCCCCGCACTCGCGTCCGCCTACGACTGGGCGTACCAGGGCTGGACCGAGGAGCAGCGGGCGAAGGCCCGTGACGTGCTGGGCAAGGCCGCCGCGATGCTGGAGACGACCTGGCATCCGAACATGGACTACCCGGACAAGGCGTCCAACTGGGTCTCGGTGACCCGTGGCGGCGAGCTGGCGCTGCTGCTCGCGCTGCGCGGGGACGGCGACTGCGACCTCCAGGAGCGCAGGATCGCCGTCCTGACCGACGAGATGGCCCGCCATCTCGACACCGCGTTCTCCGACACCGGCTGGTACCAGGAGGGGTACGACTACCTCGACTACGACCTGTCCATCGGCGCCCCCGGCGTCATCGCCGCGCTCGACGCGGGCATCGACGCCCTGAAGCAGCCGTGGCACCGCCCGCAGCTCGCCAACCTCCTGATGCACAGCGTCTCCGCCCAGCCCGACCGGGCCCGGCTCCAGTGGGGCGTCGGCTACCCGACCGGCGGCACGGCCGTCGCCGCGCTGGCCTTCACGAACGTCCCCGAGGAGCAGCGGGCGGCGTTCCTGTGGCAGTACGAGAAGACCGTCGGCGGCGGGGGCGGGGTCTTCGGGCTGCTCAACTACCCCTACGGGGTGGTCGCGCAGGATCCGGACGAGGGTCCGGCGGCCGTGCGTGAAGGGCTGCTGGACGACCACAGCGGGGCGTACCAGTTCCGCAGCCGCTACCAGGACGCCGACGACGTCCTCGTCGGGCTCGGCAACCGCAACCACCACCACGCCGGCTGGAACCTTTCGGAGACCTTCGGGATCTCGCTGCTCGGCCAGGACGTCACCTGGGCGCGGCAGCCCGCCAAGGACACGGCGAAGACGGAGCTGTACTCGAAGCCGTTCGTGGACGGCAAGGTCGAGCCGGTCGTCGGAAAGGGCAGGACCCTGGAGTCCCGGACCTATCCAGGCCAGGGCGGCGGCTTCCTCTCCCTGGACGGCAGCGCCAACTACAAGCTGGCCAAGGCGCAGCGCGATGTCGCCGTGGATCTGCGCCCGGTCGGCGGCGCGGACGCGGTCATCGCCGTCCACGACTCGTTCGCGGACGGCGCCTCGCACACGTACACCTGGCAGCTCGCGCCCGAGGCGGGCACCGCGATCACGTTCGGCGAGACCGAGGGCGGTGCCAGGACCTTCCTCTTCACGAAGGGCGGCGCCTATCTCCAGGGCTGGGTGCTGGCTCCGGAGGGCGCCGAACTCTCCGTCGAGAAGGGCGCGTTCAAGGTCACCCGCAGCGGCGCCGAGGCCGACTTCAGGATCGTCCTGGCGGCCGGCAGAGGGACACCGCCCGCGGCCACCGCGTCCGGCGAGGCCCTGACCATCGGGGACACGACGTACGACCTCGGCGACCTGAAGGGATACGCACCGGCATGGCGCTGACCGCGGACGACCGCGCCGCCGCGGCGCGGCGCGCCGTCGCACGGCTGGCGCCGTCGCTGGCGGACGCGGTGGAGCTGCGTATGGAGGAGCGCGGCGCGGGCGGCGGCGAGGGCTTCTCGATCGCGCCGCACGACGGCCGTGGGGACGGCCGGGCGGACGGCCGCGTGCGGATCACGGGGACGACGACCGTCGCCCTGGTCAGCGGCTTCCACTGGTATCTGCGGCACGTCGCCGGCGGCCACCTCTCCCGCACCGGCGACACCGTGCCCGCCGAGGCACCTCTGCCGGACGCGGCGATCCTGAAGTCCACTCCGTACACGGACCGGTACATCTACAACTTCACCGTCAACGGCTACACCTCGCCCTACTGGACCTTCGCCGAGTGGGAGCGGGAGCTCGACCTGATCGCCGCCCACGGCATCAACCGGGCGCTGGTGACCACCGGTCTGGAGCAGGTCTGGGTGGACACCTTCAGCCGGTTCGGGTACTCGGCGCAGGAGGTCCGCGAGTGGATCTGCGCGCCGTCCCTCCAGCCCTGGCAGCACATGGCCAACATCGCCGGCATCGGGCCGGTGCCGTCACCCGGGCTGATGGAGCGCCGGGTGGAGCTCGGCCGGCGGATTGTCGCGCGGATGCGGGAGCTGGGCATCGAGCCGGTGCTGCCGGGGTTCGCGGGCATGGTGCCGGACGGCTTCACGGAGCGCGTGCCGGGCGCGAGGACCGTTCAGCAGGGCAGCTGGGGGCCCTTCACCCGGCCCGACTGGCTGGCGACCGACGGTACGCACTACCGGCAGGTGGCCGCGGCGTACTACGAGGCCCAGCAGGAGCTGTTCGGCACCGCCCGGTACCAGGCCGTCGACCTGCTCCACGAGGGCGGCACACCCGGCGACGTCGATCCGGGCGCCGCCGCGCGGGGCGTGGAGCGAGCCCTGCGCGACGCCTTCGGGCCGGACTACCGCTGGGTCGTGCAGGCTTGGGGCGGCAACCCGCGCGACGACATCCTCGCGGCCGTCGACCGCAGCCGTCTGCTCGTGCTCGACCTCGGCACCGAGCACGACGAGCGCTGGCGGAAGGACGCCTTCCAGGGGGCGCCGTGGGCCCTGGGCACCCTGGCCAACGTGGGCGGCCGGGAGGGCCTCTACGGCGCGGTGGGCGATCTGCTGAGCCGTGTGCCCGCGACGCTCAGGGAGCCCGGCAGGGGTGGGCTGACCGGGCTTGCCGTGATGCTGGAGGGCGTACGGAACCAGACGGTGATCCAGGCCGCGCTCTCCGATCTGGTGTGGGAGACGGAGCCGGCCGTGGACCCGGAGACCTGGGTCGCCCACTACGCCGCCTCCCGCTACGGCGCCGACGACGAGTCCGCCCGCGAGGCGTGGCTGCTGCTGCTGCGATCCGCGTACGACAGCTGGACGGACTGGCCGTCCGGCGCCGACTCCCTCTTCAACGCGCGCCCCTCGCTCGACGCGGCGAAAGCTTCGCCCTTCGCCCCGGAGCGCCTGAGCTACGACCCGGCGCTGGTGGAGCAGGCGCTGCGCGCCCTGCTGTCCGCCGCGCCCCGGCTGGGCCATGCCGACACCTACCTGTACGACCTCGTCGACATCGCCCGCCAGGTCCTCGCCAACCGGGCCCGCGTCCTGCTGCCGCGGATCAAGGCGGCCCACGAGGCGGCGGACAGCGGGGAGTTCGACCGGCTGGCACGCGCGTTCCTGGACACGGCGCGCCTCGCCGACACCGTCCTCGCCACCCGCCCCGAGTTCCTGCTGGAGCCGTGGCTCCGGCAGGCCGAGCGGTGGGGCGCCGACGTGCAGGAGCGCGCGGCACTGCGGGCGGACGCGGCGCGCCTGGTCACCGTGTGGGGTGACCGTCCGGCCGCCGACTGGGTCGAGGACTACGCCAACCACGACTGGGCCGGGCTGCTGTCCGCGTACTACATCCCGCGCTGGGAGCGGTACTTCGACGCACTGTCCGCGTCGCTGCGCTTGGGCGCGGAGCCGCCTCCCTCCGACTGGTTCGCCCATGGCGCGGCCTGGGCACAGCACCCCCCTCGCACGGCCGACCGTCCCACCGGCGACCCGCTGCGGGCGGTCGGGTCCGTCACCGACACCCTCACGTCAGGAGAGCCCACGTGAAGCACCGTCGTCATGCCGCCGTGGCCACCGCCGCGGCCCTCGCCCTCGCGGCCCTGCTCCCGGGGCCGGTGCACGCCGACGCGCGCGCGGCCGGGGTCGACCCCAACACCCCCGCCGGGGTCCGCCCCAACGGCGGCAGCACCCACCAGACCCTCGTCTTCAGCGACGAGTTCTACGGCACCTCGCTCGACACCGCCAAGTGGTCCTCCGTCGACGCGAAGCGCCGCGACGGCCAGTACTTCGACCACTGGTGGAAGCCCTCGAACGTCAAGGTCAACCCCAACCCGAACTCGATCAACGGCGGCAACCTCTGGATCTCGCTCTCCCAGCTGAGCGCGACCGAGTACGCCACGGGCGAGATCGAGGGCCGGGGCAAGTTCGACTTCACCTTCGGCACCGTCGAGTGGCGCGCCCAGATGCCGCCCAACCACGACCTCTTCGGCGCGCTCTGGATGATGCCTCCGGGCGGCATCAGCGGCGTGGACGGCACGTCCCGCGACGGCGGCGAGTACGACGTCATCGAGAGCACGTCCGCCTCCGACAGCTACGGCAACACCATCCACTACGACGGCTACGGCGCCGACCACAAGGCGTCGTCCGTGAACGTCAGCGCCCCCGGCCTGCACAGCGGATACCACACCTACACCGTCGAGTGGCGGCCGGATCGCATGATCTTCCGCTACGACGGCACCGTCGTGCGCGACATCACCGACCCGAAACTCATCAGCCAGGTGCCGATGTTCCCGGTGATCTCCAGCGAGGCCGCCGAGTGGGCCGCCGGCTCGATCTTCGACGCGCCGCTCGACTACCGCTCGAACATGTACGTCGACTACATCCGCGTCTGGCAGTAAGAGCAGCCCTCCGGTCCCCCCACCCACCCACCCGTGAACGGCGGGCCCGCCCACGTGACGGGTCCGCCTCCCCCCACCACCACCAGGAAGAGGCCATGCGACGACGCACGCTCCGATCCCTTCTCGCACTGCCCGCCATCGCCGCCGCTACGGCGCTGGCCATGGCCACGCCCGCCGAGGCCGCGGTCGTGTGGAACGGCGACGCCGACAACGGCATGACCTTCCGCGAGTTCCTCTGCGACTCCGGGAACTACGTCTACACCCCCGACTGGGGCGACGGGCGCGGCAAGCACTGGGGCTTTGTCGCCAAGGCCGGCACGACGCGCTGTGAGTCCTACGGCGTCATGGTCGGCGGCTCCGAGTACAACTTCACCAGCGGGAAGGCGTACTGGTTCGGCTGGGAGCAGATGACCCTCACCGACAACTGGGGCGTCTTCTTCCAGTGGAAGTCGAACGGCACGGGCGAGCAGCACGACCAGAACTACCCGGTGATCATGATGATCCTCGAAGGCCGGCTGAACGTCTGGTATGTCGCCCCCGGCGAGGTCTGGAACCACGTCACCTCGGTGCCCTGGACGGCCAAGACCTGGCACAAGCTCGAACTGGGCATCAACGCTCAGTCCAACACCACGGGTTCGTTCCAGCTGTGGCTTGACGGCGACCTGGTCACCGACGTCAAGAACGCCCGCACCTGGGATCTCGTGGGCAACAAGCCGCGGTGGGGCGTGTACGACACCAACGTCCTCGCCGAGGACCAGGTCAACTGGGTCAACGGCCTCACGATGGGGACGACCAGGGGAGACGTCGACTAGCTGATCTCGGCCCGTGCCCGTACTCCCGCCGCTACTGCAGGTAAGCACGTGCTATCCGCCCCCTCAAGCCTTATGGCCCGCATTCATCGGAGGGATGCCGGAATGCTCACGGCTCGCTCGGCGTCCCGGTGGTCCGGCGTTCCGGTGTTCCGACACCCGAATGTCCAAGCGGACTTGGACGTTTCTCCATTCCTTCGGTACGTGCTGTTGACCGGGGGCGTCGTCGGTGGGTTGGATCGGCAGACAGAGATCCAGAGGGCAGAGATCCGATCACTCTGTCCTGTACCCCCACTCCGACAGGAGTCGCAGTGCTGCGCAGACGCTCCATCCCCCGGCTGCTGGGCACCCTGGCAGGCGCCCTGCTCATGGTCGCAGGACCCGTACCGGGCGCCGTCGGGGCCCCGGCCGGTGCAGCCGGCCCGGCCCCCGCCGCCGCACCGCCGGTCACCGTCCCGGCCCTCACGGACTGGACGCCCCGAGAGGGCAGTTACTCCTTCGGCCGAACCACGCGCCTCGTCGCCGACGCCCGCGACAAGCAGGCGCGGCGTGTCGCCGCCACCCTCGGCGGGGACCTCCGCGCGGCCGGGCGGGGCACCGTACCCGTCGTGGACGGCGGAGCCCGGAAGGGGGACGTCGTCGTCACCGTCGATCCTGCCCGCGGCAAGGCCCTGGGCAAGGAGGGGTACGAGCTCACGGCCGGCGGCACCCTCACCATCACCGGTGCCACCGAGGTCGGCGCCTTCTACGGCACGCGCACGCTCCTCCAACTCCTCGCCGCGGGCGACCGGATACCGGCGGGACGCACGGTGGACGTGCCGCAGTACGCCGAGCGCGGCGTCGGCGTGTGCGCCTGCTACATCCACATCACCCCCGAGTGGCTGGAGAACCTCGTACGCGACATGGCGTACAACAAGCTCAACCAGCTGCTCCTCGAACTGAAGGTGAAGAGCGAGGCCCATCCCGAGGCCAACACCTGGGGCTACTACACGAAGGACGAGATCCGGGCGCTCGTCGCACTCGGCGAGAAGTACCACGTCACCGTCATCCCGGAGATCAACTCCCCGGGACACATGGACCCGTGGATCGAGAACCGGCCAGACCTCCAGCTCACCGACATCGACGGCAAGCCCCAGCCGTCCCGCCTCGACGTCACCGCCCCCGAGGCGTTCGCCTACTACACCTCGCTCATCGACGAGTACGCCGAGGTCTTCACCTCCGGCGCCTGGCACATGGGCGCCGACGAGTACATGCTCGGCTCGGACTTCGCCAAGTACCCGCACGTCCTGGAGTACGCACGCCAGAAGTACGGCCCGGACGCCACCCCGCAGGACGCCTTCATCGACTTCGTCAACCGCGTCCACGACCACGCCGCCGCCAAGGGCAAGCGGCTGCGCATCTGGAACGACGGGCTCACCGGCGACAACACCGTGCCCGTCAAGGCCGGTACGACCGTCGAGCACTGGCTCGGCGTGAAGACGAAGCCGAGCGAACTCCTCGCCCAGGGCTACCCCGTGCTCAACGCCTCGTACTCGCTCTACCTGATCCGCGGCGGCTTCCACATGAACACGAAGTCGCTGTACGAGCAGCAGTGGGACCCGCGCAGCTTCGAGGGCGAGAAGGTCGCCTCCCGCGACGGCATCACCGGAGCGAAGATCAGCCTCTGGCCGGACAACGGCCGCGGCAACACCGAGAACGAAGTCGCCGCGAGCATGTACCTCCCGCTGCGCTACGTCGCCCAGACCACCTGGGGCACCCCGAACCCGGACGCCACCTACGACGCCTTCACCGCCCGCGCCGAGGCCGCGGGCCACGCCCCCGGATGGCGCGACCTGACCCGGCTGCCCGTCACCGAGGGCACGTACACGCTGCGTGACAGCAAGGGCAGACTCGCCCCCGCCGACTGGCGGATCAGCCGCACCGCCGACGGCTACGCCACGCTGACGTCCGCGGCGAGCGGACGCTGCGCCGAGACCCGCAGCGGTCGGCTCACGCTCAACGTCCCGCTCCAGCCCGGCACCCCGGTCACCGAGGAGAGCTGCGCGGCGTCCAACACACTCCAGCGCTGGCAGCTCACCGCGGTCCCCGGCGGCTACCGCCTCACCAACGCCATCACGCAGATGGCCGTCCACGTCACCGAGGACGGCCGGATGGTGCAGTACCCGGCCGACCAGCAGCCGCCCGCCGTCTGGCGCCTTGGGAGTGTCTTCAACGTAGCGTCGTCCGCCCGGACCGCCGGGCAGACGGGACTTTGAAGACACGACCCAGCCCCCCCCACTGACCACGGAGGACCCGCACATGGCCATCAGCAGACGCCTCTTCGTCGGCGCGGTCGCCGCGTCCAGCACGTCGTTCGCGCTCGCCGCGCACTCCGGCACCGCGAACGCGGCACCCGCGCCCGCGGCGGCCGCGGCTTCCGCGCCACCTGTGGAGCCGTACTACCGCATCCCCGTCACCACCTCCGACACCCCGGAGGAACTCGTCGCCAAGGCCGCCCGCGTCCGGCCAACGGAGCGGCAGATCACCTGGCAGCGCCTGGAGAAGACCGCCTTCCTGCACTTCGGCGTCAACACCTTCACCGGTCTCGAATGGGGCACCGGCGACGAGGACCCGGACGTCTTCCAGCCGGTGGGCCTCGACACCGACCAGTGGGCGCGGGCGCTGCGCGACGGCGGATTCCGGCTCGCCATCCTCACCGTCAAGCACCACGACGGCTTCGTCCTCTACCCCTCCCGCTACACCCGGCACAGCGTCGTCTCCAGCAGCTGGCAGGACGGCCGCGGCGATGTGCTGCGCTCCTTCGCCGACTCGATGCGGCGCCACGGCATCAAGGTCGGCGTCTACGTCTCCCCGGCCGACGAGAACCAGTACCTGCACGGCGTCTACGCCAACGGCAGCGCCCGCACCACGCACACCGTCCCGACCCTCACCGAGGGCGACGACCGCGCGAGCGAGGAGCTGCGCACCTTCGAGCTCCAGGGCACCGACTACGGCGCCTACATGCTCAACCAGCTCTACGAGGTGCTCACCGAGTACGGCCCCATCGACGAGGTGTGGTTCGACGGCGCCCAGGGCCGCATCCCCCCGGACAAGGTGGAGCGCTACGACTGGGACAGCTGGTACGAACTCGTCCGCACCCTCGCCCCCGACGCGTCGGTCGCCGTCTCCGGCCCCGACGTGCGCTGGGTCGGCAACGAGGGCGGACTCGCACGCGAGGACGAGTGGAGCGTCGTACCGGTCAAGGAGAAGGACTACGGCCGCACCGACTACGCGCTCCACTACGAGGCGGCCGACCAGGGCAGCCGCGCGGCGCTGGTGGAGGCGCAGCCACTGGCCCAGTACCTCCAGTGGTGGCCGGCGGAGTGCGACGTCTCCATCAGGCCCGGCTGGTTCTACCACGCCGACCAGCAGCCGAAGACGGTGGAGCAGCTGACCGACATCTGGTTCCGCTCGGTCGGCCGCAACTCCGTGCTGCTGCTGAACATCCCGCCGGACCAGCAGGGCCGGCTGCCGGACGCGGACGTCACGGTCCTGCGGGAGTTCCGCGAGCGCACCGAGCGCGAACTGCCGCAGGACCTGGCACGAGGCGCACGGGCCTGGGGCGACGGCCGGCGCCCCGGCCGCGCCGTCGACGGCGACCCGGACACGGCCTGGACCGCACCGGCGCCAGCGAAGGGCACGCTCACGGTCGACCTCGGCCGTGACCGCGCCGTCGACCGCATCCGGCTGGCCGAGGACGTCCGGCAGGGCCAGCAGGTGGAGTCGGCGGTCGTCGAGGCCCGTACGGACGCCGGCTGGCAGCGGATCGCGGAGGTCGGCACGATCGGCGCGAGCCGCATCCTGGCGCTGCCGGCGCCGGTGACGGCCCGTCAGTGGCGGCTGCGGATCCTCGGCTCCCGGGAGACGGCCTCGATCTCCGGCTTCGAGCTCCACCGCTCACGCGTGTGACCGCAGGAGGGCGGGTCCGGATGACCGGACCCGCCCCTTCGGACGCTCCGCGCCCACGGGTTGACGGCGTGGGGGGGGGGGGGGGGGGGGGGGGGGGGGCGGCCACGCGGCCGCCCCTCACGCCTCACACCCTTGTCACGCCCGCTTCAGCCGCAGCGTCACCAGCTCGAACGCACGCAGCGTCAGGAACACCGTGTCGCCCGCGCGCTGCGGCGGTGCCGCCTCGGAGAGCGGCCTCTCCAGCAGGTCGGTCGCCGTCGCCTCCGCCACCTGGAAGCCCGCCGTCAGCGCCGCCCGGGCACGCCCGCCGCGCGACTCGTGGAAGCGGACCACGACATCGCCGCTCCCGTCGTCCGCCAGCTTCACGGCGGTGACCACGACCGCGTCGTTGTCCACCGTGACCAGCGGCGCCACCGCCGCATCCGCACCGGTGACCGTCCGCTCCGGCAGATTGATCCGGTAGCCCTCGCGGACCGCGTCGCCGATCGCCGCGCCCGGCACGAGCGCATGGCGGAAGCGGTGCATTCCCTGGTCGGTCTCCGGGTCGGGGAAGCGCGGGGCGCGCAGCAGCGAGACGCGGACCGTGGTCGTCGTACCGGAGTCGGCGGCACGGACCGTGCGGGTCACGTCATGGCCGTACGTGGAGTCGTTGACCAGCGCCACGCCCCACTCCGGCTCCTCGATGTGCACGAAGCGGTGGTTGCACGCCTCGAACTTGGCCGCCTCCCAGCTGGTGTTGGTGTGGGTCGCCCGGTGGAAGTGACCGAACTGCGTCTCGGAGGCGTACCGGTCGGCGTGCACGTCCAGCGGGAACGCCAGCTTCAGGAACTTCTC from Streptomyces formicae includes these protein-coding regions:
- a CDS encoding family 20 glycosylhydrolase, yielding MVAGPVPGAVGAPAGAAGPAPAAAPPVTVPALTDWTPREGSYSFGRTTRLVADARDKQARRVAATLGGDLRAAGRGTVPVVDGGARKGDVVVTVDPARGKALGKEGYELTAGGTLTITGATEVGAFYGTRTLLQLLAAGDRIPAGRTVDVPQYAERGVGVCACYIHITPEWLENLVRDMAYNKLNQLLLELKVKSEAHPEANTWGYYTKDEIRALVALGEKYHVTVIPEINSPGHMDPWIENRPDLQLTDIDGKPQPSRLDVTAPEAFAYYTSLIDEYAEVFTSGAWHMGADEYMLGSDFAKYPHVLEYARQKYGPDATPQDAFIDFVNRVHDHAAAKGKRLRIWNDGLTGDNTVPVKAGTTVEHWLGVKTKPSELLAQGYPVLNASYSLYLIRGGFHMNTKSLYEQQWDPRSFEGEKVASRDGITGAKISLWPDNGRGNTENEVAASMYLPLRYVAQTTWGTPNPDATYDAFTARAEAAGHAPGWRDLTRLPVTEGTYTLRDSKGRLAPADWRISRTADGYATLTSAASGRCAETRSGRLTLNVPLQPGTPVTEESCAASNTLQRWQLTAVPGGYRLTNAITQMAVHVTEDGRMVQYPADQQPPAVWRLGSVFNVASSARTAGQTGL
- a CDS encoding alpha-N-acetylglucosaminidase, which translates into the protein MALTADDRAAAARRAVARLAPSLADAVELRMEERGAGGGEGFSIAPHDGRGDGRADGRVRITGTTTVALVSGFHWYLRHVAGGHLSRTGDTVPAEAPLPDAAILKSTPYTDRYIYNFTVNGYTSPYWTFAEWERELDLIAAHGINRALVTTGLEQVWVDTFSRFGYSAQEVREWICAPSLQPWQHMANIAGIGPVPSPGLMERRVELGRRIVARMRELGIEPVLPGFAGMVPDGFTERVPGARTVQQGSWGPFTRPDWLATDGTHYRQVAAAYYEAQQELFGTARYQAVDLLHEGGTPGDVDPGAAARGVERALRDAFGPDYRWVVQAWGGNPRDDILAAVDRSRLLVLDLGTEHDERWRKDAFQGAPWALGTLANVGGREGLYGAVGDLLSRVPATLREPGRGGLTGLAVMLEGVRNQTVIQAALSDLVWETEPAVDPETWVAHYAASRYGADDESAREAWLLLLRSAYDSWTDWPSGADSLFNARPSLDAAKASPFAPERLSYDPALVEQALRALLSAAPRLGHADTYLYDLVDIARQVLANRARVLLPRIKAAHEAADSGEFDRLARAFLDTARLADTVLATRPEFLLEPWLRQAERWGADVQERAALRADAARLVTVWGDRPAADWVEDYANHDWAGLLSAYYIPRWERYFDALSASLRLGAEPPPSDWFAHGAAWAQHPPRTADRPTGDPLRAVGSVTDTLTSGEPT
- a CDS encoding heparin lyase I family protein, yielding MKGRKRAKRLRRLLPTAAAAAAMTLVVATPAHASLIWNGDASGGTGVFAGILCDSPNYVYMPDWGDGRGKIFGFVSKAGQTRCEAHSVRVGGSEYAFTGGRAYWWGWESMTSTGNTATVFQWKSNGTGEQHQQNYPVIMMVLENQLRVWYVAPGEQWIGVGSGTWKSGVWHKIKLGINAQSSTSGSFQVYLDGNLIVDAKNARTWDDFGNKPRWGVYDSNVADTDQVNWINDLKMGTTSGDV
- a CDS encoding heparin lyase I family protein; the protein is MRRRTLRSLLALPAIAAATALAMATPAEAAVVWNGDADNGMTFREFLCDSGNYVYTPDWGDGRGKHWGFVAKAGTTRCESYGVMVGGSEYNFTSGKAYWFGWEQMTLTDNWGVFFQWKSNGTGEQHDQNYPVIMMILEGRLNVWYVAPGEVWNHVTSVPWTAKTWHKLELGINAQSNTTGSFQLWLDGDLVTDVKNARTWDLVGNKPRWGVYDTNVLAEDQVNWVNGLTMGTTRGDVD
- a CDS encoding glycoside hydrolase family 16 protein, with the translated sequence MKHRRHAAVATAAALALAALLPGPVHADARAAGVDPNTPAGVRPNGGSTHQTLVFSDEFYGTSLDTAKWSSVDAKRRDGQYFDHWWKPSNVKVNPNPNSINGGNLWISLSQLSATEYATGEIEGRGKFDFTFGTVEWRAQMPPNHDLFGALWMMPPGGISGVDGTSRDGGEYDVIESTSASDSYGNTIHYDGYGADHKASSVNVSAPGLHSGYHTYTVEWRPDRMIFRYDGTVVRDITDPKLISQVPMFPVISSEAAEWAAGSIFDAPLDYRSNMYVDYIRVWQ